In a genomic window of Gossypium arboreum isolate Shixiya-1 chromosome 7, ASM2569848v2, whole genome shotgun sequence:
- the LOC108484560 gene encoding protein NRT1/ PTR FAMILY 4.2 isoform X2 yields MAVEMNIENGEFEDWRGSKADPAKHGGVTASSIACVVEVLENMVFLSNATNFVEYFLKSMHYSAAESANMVTNFMGTSFLLTIFGGFVSDSFLTRFKTFIIFCTLELLGLILLTIQAQDSRLLPAINSKPSKTQEAILYTGLYATAAGVGGVKAALPAHGADQLDHSNQRVVSSFFNWFFFSLCFGGLIASTVMIWIQENLGWNWGFKISVVTLSVALCIFSMGFPIYRYKRPGGSPLSRIFKVLASAIANRKASLPEAENTQIYGEKRNHDKFRFLNKALMGESVASTEVEETKTFIGLLPIFASTIMMNCCLAQLMTFSVQQGNIMNRSLNSFKIPTQSLSVFPISIMLASIPIYEYFVRMFRSKNNHHPGILNMFQPLRRIGLGLALASGSMAAAAVVEAKRREAANDDVVLSVFWLVWQYLLLGVSDMLTLGGMLEFFYSEAPDTMRSMSTALSWCSTAMGYFISSVLVTISNSVSGHFGKEWLGGSDLNHTRLDLFYMLLCILNFINLLNYIFWARRY; encoded by the exons ATG GCTGTAGAAATGAACATTGAAAATGGAGAGTTCGAGGATTGGCGAGGGTCAAAGGCAGATCCTGCAAAGCATGGCGGTGTTACAGCTTCAAGTATTGCCTGCG TTGTTGAGGTATTAGAGAACATGGTGTTCTTGTCCAACGCTACAAACTTCGTCGAGTACTTCCTCAAGTCAATGCATTACTCCGCCGCGGAATCTGCAAACATGGTCACTAATTTCATGGGAACCTCCTTTCTGCTCACCATTTTTGGAGGTTTCGTCAGTGATTCTTTCCTCACTAGATTCAAGACCTTCATCATCTTTTGCACTCTTGAGTTGTTG GGACTCATCCTGTTGACAATTCAAGCACAAGACAGTCGGTTGCTGCCAGCCATAAACAGCAAGCCTTCCAAGACCCAAGAGGCTATCCTTTACACTGGTCTTTACGCAACAGCAGCTGGCGTAGGTGGCGTTAAGGCTGCCTTGCCTGCACATGGGGCTGATCAACTTGACCATAGCAACCAGCGTGTCGTCTCATCCTTCTTCAATTGGTTCTTCTTTTCGCTATGTTTTGGGGGCCTCATCGCTTCCACTGTCATGATCTGGATTCAAGAAAACTTGGGCTGGAACTGGGGTTTTAAGATATCTGTGGTCACACTAAGTGTAGCACTCTGCATTTTCTCCATGGGGTTCCCCATTTATAGATACAAACGCCCCGGCGGTAGTCCACTCAGTAGAATTTTTAAG GTCTTGGCTTCGGCTATTGCAAACAGGAAAGCATCACTACCAGAGGCAGAGAATACCCAAATTTATGGTGAAAAGAGAAACCACGATAAGTTCAG GTTTCTAAACAAAGCATTAATGGGTGAGTCAGTCGCATCGACCGAGGTTGAGGAAACAAAGACATTCATAGGCCTCCTCCCCATATTTGCAAGCACCATTATGATGAACTGCTGCTTAGCTCAACTGATGACATTCTCAGTGCAACAAGGGAACATCATGAACAGATCACTTAACAGTTTCAAGATTCCCACTCAATCATTATCAGTATTCCCCATATCCATCATGCTGGCTTCTATACCTATATATGAATATTTTGTGCGCATGTTCAGATCAAAGAACAACCACCATCCTGGAATTCTGAACATGTTCCAACCATTGAGGCGGATCGGACTGGGGTTAGCTCTCGCATCAGGGTCTATGGCTGCCGCTGCTGTAGTCGAAGCTAAGAGGCGTGAGGCAGCGAATGACGATGTCGTCTTGTCTGTTTTCTGGCTCGTGTGGCAGTACTTGCTGCTCGGCGTATCGGACATGTTAACCCTCGGGGGAATGCTTGAATTTTTCTACTCGGAGGCTCCGGATACCATGCGAAGTATGAGCACTGCATTGTCTTGGTGCTCGACGGCAATGGGGTACTTCATCAGCTCGGTGTTGGTTACGATAAGCAACTCGGTGAGTGGACATTTTGGGAAAGAATGGCTGGGAGGGAGTGATTTGAATCATACACGTTTGGATTTGTTCTACATGCTTCTTTGCATCCTTAACTTCATCAATTTATTGAACTACATATTTTGGGCTAGAAGGTACTAA
- the LOC108484560 gene encoding protein NRT1/ PTR FAMILY 4.2 isoform X1, translated as MKRLCSYLFFWRCAVEMNIENGEFEDWRGSKADPAKHGGVTASSIACVVEVLENMVFLSNATNFVEYFLKSMHYSAAESANMVTNFMGTSFLLTIFGGFVSDSFLTRFKTFIIFCTLELLGLILLTIQAQDSRLLPAINSKPSKTQEAILYTGLYATAAGVGGVKAALPAHGADQLDHSNQRVVSSFFNWFFFSLCFGGLIASTVMIWIQENLGWNWGFKISVVTLSVALCIFSMGFPIYRYKRPGGSPLSRIFKVLASAIANRKASLPEAENTQIYGEKRNHDKFRFLNKALMGESVASTEVEETKTFIGLLPIFASTIMMNCCLAQLMTFSVQQGNIMNRSLNSFKIPTQSLSVFPISIMLASIPIYEYFVRMFRSKNNHHPGILNMFQPLRRIGLGLALASGSMAAAAVVEAKRREAANDDVVLSVFWLVWQYLLLGVSDMLTLGGMLEFFYSEAPDTMRSMSTALSWCSTAMGYFISSVLVTISNSVSGHFGKEWLGGSDLNHTRLDLFYMLLCILNFINLLNYIFWARRY; from the exons ATGAAACGGCTTTGTTCTTATCTTTTTTTCTGGAGATGC GCTGTAGAAATGAACATTGAAAATGGAGAGTTCGAGGATTGGCGAGGGTCAAAGGCAGATCCTGCAAAGCATGGCGGTGTTACAGCTTCAAGTATTGCCTGCG TTGTTGAGGTATTAGAGAACATGGTGTTCTTGTCCAACGCTACAAACTTCGTCGAGTACTTCCTCAAGTCAATGCATTACTCCGCCGCGGAATCTGCAAACATGGTCACTAATTTCATGGGAACCTCCTTTCTGCTCACCATTTTTGGAGGTTTCGTCAGTGATTCTTTCCTCACTAGATTCAAGACCTTCATCATCTTTTGCACTCTTGAGTTGTTG GGACTCATCCTGTTGACAATTCAAGCACAAGACAGTCGGTTGCTGCCAGCCATAAACAGCAAGCCTTCCAAGACCCAAGAGGCTATCCTTTACACTGGTCTTTACGCAACAGCAGCTGGCGTAGGTGGCGTTAAGGCTGCCTTGCCTGCACATGGGGCTGATCAACTTGACCATAGCAACCAGCGTGTCGTCTCATCCTTCTTCAATTGGTTCTTCTTTTCGCTATGTTTTGGGGGCCTCATCGCTTCCACTGTCATGATCTGGATTCAAGAAAACTTGGGCTGGAACTGGGGTTTTAAGATATCTGTGGTCACACTAAGTGTAGCACTCTGCATTTTCTCCATGGGGTTCCCCATTTATAGATACAAACGCCCCGGCGGTAGTCCACTCAGTAGAATTTTTAAG GTCTTGGCTTCGGCTATTGCAAACAGGAAAGCATCACTACCAGAGGCAGAGAATACCCAAATTTATGGTGAAAAGAGAAACCACGATAAGTTCAG GTTTCTAAACAAAGCATTAATGGGTGAGTCAGTCGCATCGACCGAGGTTGAGGAAACAAAGACATTCATAGGCCTCCTCCCCATATTTGCAAGCACCATTATGATGAACTGCTGCTTAGCTCAACTGATGACATTCTCAGTGCAACAAGGGAACATCATGAACAGATCACTTAACAGTTTCAAGATTCCCACTCAATCATTATCAGTATTCCCCATATCCATCATGCTGGCTTCTATACCTATATATGAATATTTTGTGCGCATGTTCAGATCAAAGAACAACCACCATCCTGGAATTCTGAACATGTTCCAACCATTGAGGCGGATCGGACTGGGGTTAGCTCTCGCATCAGGGTCTATGGCTGCCGCTGCTGTAGTCGAAGCTAAGAGGCGTGAGGCAGCGAATGACGATGTCGTCTTGTCTGTTTTCTGGCTCGTGTGGCAGTACTTGCTGCTCGGCGTATCGGACATGTTAACCCTCGGGGGAATGCTTGAATTTTTCTACTCGGAGGCTCCGGATACCATGCGAAGTATGAGCACTGCATTGTCTTGGTGCTCGACGGCAATGGGGTACTTCATCAGCTCGGTGTTGGTTACGATAAGCAACTCGGTGAGTGGACATTTTGGGAAAGAATGGCTGGGAGGGAGTGATTTGAATCATACACGTTTGGATTTGTTCTACATGCTTCTTTGCATCCTTAACTTCATCAATTTATTGAACTACATATTTTGGGCTAGAAGGTACTAA
- the LOC108484560 gene encoding protein NRT1/ PTR FAMILY 4.2 isoform X3, with protein sequence MNIENGEFEDWRGSKADPAKHGGVTASSIACVVEVLENMVFLSNATNFVEYFLKSMHYSAAESANMVTNFMGTSFLLTIFGGFVSDSFLTRFKTFIIFCTLELLGLILLTIQAQDSRLLPAINSKPSKTQEAILYTGLYATAAGVGGVKAALPAHGADQLDHSNQRVVSSFFNWFFFSLCFGGLIASTVMIWIQENLGWNWGFKISVVTLSVALCIFSMGFPIYRYKRPGGSPLSRIFKVLASAIANRKASLPEAENTQIYGEKRNHDKFRFLNKALMGESVASTEVEETKTFIGLLPIFASTIMMNCCLAQLMTFSVQQGNIMNRSLNSFKIPTQSLSVFPISIMLASIPIYEYFVRMFRSKNNHHPGILNMFQPLRRIGLGLALASGSMAAAAVVEAKRREAANDDVVLSVFWLVWQYLLLGVSDMLTLGGMLEFFYSEAPDTMRSMSTALSWCSTAMGYFISSVLVTISNSVSGHFGKEWLGGSDLNHTRLDLFYMLLCILNFINLLNYIFWARRY encoded by the exons ATGAACATTGAAAATGGAGAGTTCGAGGATTGGCGAGGGTCAAAGGCAGATCCTGCAAAGCATGGCGGTGTTACAGCTTCAAGTATTGCCTGCG TTGTTGAGGTATTAGAGAACATGGTGTTCTTGTCCAACGCTACAAACTTCGTCGAGTACTTCCTCAAGTCAATGCATTACTCCGCCGCGGAATCTGCAAACATGGTCACTAATTTCATGGGAACCTCCTTTCTGCTCACCATTTTTGGAGGTTTCGTCAGTGATTCTTTCCTCACTAGATTCAAGACCTTCATCATCTTTTGCACTCTTGAGTTGTTG GGACTCATCCTGTTGACAATTCAAGCACAAGACAGTCGGTTGCTGCCAGCCATAAACAGCAAGCCTTCCAAGACCCAAGAGGCTATCCTTTACACTGGTCTTTACGCAACAGCAGCTGGCGTAGGTGGCGTTAAGGCTGCCTTGCCTGCACATGGGGCTGATCAACTTGACCATAGCAACCAGCGTGTCGTCTCATCCTTCTTCAATTGGTTCTTCTTTTCGCTATGTTTTGGGGGCCTCATCGCTTCCACTGTCATGATCTGGATTCAAGAAAACTTGGGCTGGAACTGGGGTTTTAAGATATCTGTGGTCACACTAAGTGTAGCACTCTGCATTTTCTCCATGGGGTTCCCCATTTATAGATACAAACGCCCCGGCGGTAGTCCACTCAGTAGAATTTTTAAG GTCTTGGCTTCGGCTATTGCAAACAGGAAAGCATCACTACCAGAGGCAGAGAATACCCAAATTTATGGTGAAAAGAGAAACCACGATAAGTTCAG GTTTCTAAACAAAGCATTAATGGGTGAGTCAGTCGCATCGACCGAGGTTGAGGAAACAAAGACATTCATAGGCCTCCTCCCCATATTTGCAAGCACCATTATGATGAACTGCTGCTTAGCTCAACTGATGACATTCTCAGTGCAACAAGGGAACATCATGAACAGATCACTTAACAGTTTCAAGATTCCCACTCAATCATTATCAGTATTCCCCATATCCATCATGCTGGCTTCTATACCTATATATGAATATTTTGTGCGCATGTTCAGATCAAAGAACAACCACCATCCTGGAATTCTGAACATGTTCCAACCATTGAGGCGGATCGGACTGGGGTTAGCTCTCGCATCAGGGTCTATGGCTGCCGCTGCTGTAGTCGAAGCTAAGAGGCGTGAGGCAGCGAATGACGATGTCGTCTTGTCTGTTTTCTGGCTCGTGTGGCAGTACTTGCTGCTCGGCGTATCGGACATGTTAACCCTCGGGGGAATGCTTGAATTTTTCTACTCGGAGGCTCCGGATACCATGCGAAGTATGAGCACTGCATTGTCTTGGTGCTCGACGGCAATGGGGTACTTCATCAGCTCGGTGTTGGTTACGATAAGCAACTCGGTGAGTGGACATTTTGGGAAAGAATGGCTGGGAGGGAGTGATTTGAATCATACACGTTTGGATTTGTTCTACATGCTTCTTTGCATCCTTAACTTCATCAATTTATTGAACTACATATTTTGGGCTAGAAGGTACTAA
- the LOC108454092 gene encoding auxin-induced in root cultures protein 12-like produces MKMGSLFTPPLLLPLFCLCLTLFSPTHSTDCSSLKLSGGKKQYSNCTHLPTLNATLHFTYNATNSSLSIAFSAPPAKAGGWIAWAVNPTGTGMAGSQTLLAFKNNGSMVVKTYNISSYSSIVEGKLSFDVWDWEAEAGSDGKMILYGSLKIEESAEKLNQVWQVGPGIADGHPMKHEFDKANLGSVGELQLVEKLTPSSPSPSPQVANANSGYGLRVTQLNVGFWILGLIYFIVFM; encoded by the coding sequence ATGAAAATGGGGTCTCTTTTTACTCCTCCTCTTCTCCTTCCACTCTTTTGTCTTTGCCTTACCCTATTCTCACCCACACATTCCACGGATTGTTCATCGCTCAAACTCTCCGGTGGCAAAAAACAATACTCCAATTGCACCCACCTCCCCACCTTGAACGCAACCCTCCATTTCACCTACAATGCCACCAATTCTTCCCTTTCCATAGCCTTCTCAGCACCTCCGGCTAAAGCCGGCGGTTGGATTGCTTGGGCCGTCAACCCCACGGGGACAGGCATGGCAGGTTCACAAACCCTCCTGGCTTTCAAAAACAATGGATCTATGGTTGTTAAAACCTACAACATAAGCTCCTACAGTTCCATTGTGGAAGGGAAGCTTTCTTTCGATGTTTGGGACTGGGAAGCCGAAGCCGGCAGCGATGGGAAGATGATTTTATATGGTTCATTGAAAATCGAGGAAAGTGCGGAGAAGTTGAACCAGGTGTGGCAAGTTGGGCCAGGGATTGCTGATGGTCACCCGATGAAGCATGAGTTTGATAAAGCCAATCTGGGTTCCGTGGGAGAGTTGCAGCTGGTGGAGAAACTCACTCCATCATCCCCTTCACCATCTCCACAGGTTGCTAATGCTAACTCAGGATATGGGTTGAGGGTTACCCAATTAAATGTAGGATTTTGGATCCTGGGTTTGATTTActtcatagttttcatgtga